The DNA window CCTTCGTGCTCAACGCCGTCGGAGCGACCCTGTCGAGCCCGTTCGTCCTGGCCGGAAAGGTGGTTGGCGCCGGACAGTGACGAGACGGCTGAGAGGCAAAGAAGCGTTTGGGTTGATGCCGTTTGTTTGGAGATCTTGGCCCCGGCCGGTTGGCGGCTTCGGCGGATCGGTCACTCAGCGATCGGCAAGAGCAAGCAGGGCAGGCATCAGCGTCTGGATCGCGGCGACGGCGTCGCGATCGAGCGCTTTCAGCCAGCGCCTGGGAATTGCTTCGATGCCGTAGGTTGCGCCAGCGAGCGCACCGACGATGGCACCCGTCGTATCGGCATCGCCACCATGGTTGACGGTGCGGATCAGGCAGTCTTCAAAGGATGTCGTAGCAAAATAGCCATCGAAGGCGGTTTGAAGCGTGTCGACCACATAGGCCGACGACATCCCCCTGTAGGGAACAAACCGAAAGGTCGGGTAGCGACCGACGAGGCCATCGGCGAGCCGCGCCGCCGCTGCGCGCCCTCCTCCGGCAATCAGCATGGCGAGCATGCCGGCAAGCGTATCGCAGGCCGCATCCGATAGCGGATGGTTGTGGGTGACGCGGCCCTGCTCCACCGCCCAGCGTCGGGCGCGCGCCGGATCGCTGTAGCTGGCGATTGCCGCCGGCAGAACGCGCATGACCGCGCCGTTGCCGGCGTCGCCCTCATTGGGCGGACCGGTGACGATGCCGCGCTGGATATAGCGGCGGATGCCACGCCGGCAGGTGTTACCGACATCGGGCGGGCCCGACCTCAGCCAGGCGGCGAACTCCTCGCAGAGGTCGACGAGATCGAGTTCGCCCTTGCGAACGAGCGAGCGAGCAAGCGCCAGCGACATCGCCGTGTCGTCCGTCACCG is part of the Pleomorphomonas sp. PLEO genome and encodes:
- the draG gene encoding ADP-ribosyl-[dinitrogen reductase] hydrolase, translating into MTDPGVADRALAAFVGLAIGDALGATVEFMTSREIAAEHGVLRDIVGGGWLHLKAGAVTDDTAMSLALARSLVRKGELDLVDLCEEFAAWLRSGPPDVGNTCRRGIRRYIQRGIVTGPPNEGDAGNGAVMRVLPAAIASYSDPARARRWAVEQGRVTHNHPLSDAACDTLAGMLAMLIAGGGRAAAARLADGLVGRYPTFRFVPYRGMSSAYVVDTLQTAFDGYFATTSFEDCLIRTVNHGGDADTTGAIVGALAGATYGIEAIPRRWLKALDRDAVAAIQTLMPALLALADR